A window from Brienomyrus brachyistius isolate T26 unplaced genomic scaffold, BBRACH_0.4 scaffold89, whole genome shotgun sequence encodes these proteins:
- the LOC125727158 gene encoding kelch-like protein 10, whose translation MMAHDMERVLMSPAFEVFNKLRLAGQLCDVVLIADGVKFNAHRVILCGCSSYFQALFATGWSDSGKREYQLPGISPETLRQVIEYAYTYSVVITADNVENLLVAADYLSVLGIVQRCSDFLHEQLCLNNCIGLLKIADVYCVNELHQSAFNFILKNFKEVAISSNEFPELSLEQLSDIIEQDELNVREEDVVFEAILRWIEHEPATREAHISVLLPKIRMARMDPEYFMKIVKANDLVKGNAACRPIISDVLKMIYDLDDESPRSDFERPLIRPRLPADILLAIGGWNFRTTNWTEAYDTRADHWVDITQGQETRQSGHGSVCLNGFVYCFGGYDGHNFTDAVRRFDPVARTWQHMAPMHWRCCSVSVAVSNGFIYVMGGRLGVSPLNIVERYDPNANEWTIIQPMNEERQDASATTLNGKIYICGGSNGAQTTSTAECYDPLTGEWTLIAPMRTRRRGLGVAAYQGNIYAVGGTNGVHAVRSMEAYDPATNQWHAAPPMRQQRSYFGIAVVDGLLFVMGGSDGFEVTAKVECYDAEKGSWYRAQDMITPKRNFSCCTVPAHPRFVQYAAPRPPAPICLPGNHVLNK comes from the exons atgatggcacacgacatggagcgagtactgatgtccccggctttcgaagtgttcaacaagcttcggctggcaggacagctttgtgacgtggtcctcatcgcagacggtgttaaattcaacgcccatagagtaattctgtgtggctgtagctcctacttcca ggctctgttcgccaCTGGCTGGAGTGACtcaggaaagcgggagtaccaactcccaggcatttccccagaaacactgaggcaggtcatagagtacgcctacacgtactctgtggtcatcacagctgacaatgtggagaacctcctggtagctgctgattatctcagtgtcttgggcatcgtgcagcgctgcagtgatttcctgcatgagcagctctgcctcaacaactgcattggccttcttaaaatcgccgatgtctactgcgtaaacgagctgcaccagtctgcattcaacttcatcttgaaaaatttcaaggaggttgccatcagctcaaacgagttcccagaactaagtcttgaacaactttctgacatcatagagcaggatgagcttaatgtcagagaagaggatgtggtgtttgaggccatcctccgttggatcgagcacgagcctgccacccgagaggcccacatttcagtcctattgcccaag attcggatggctcgtatggatccggagtACTTCATGAAAATCGTCAAAGCTAACGATCTGGTGAAGGGcaatgcggcgtgcaggccaattatcaGTGATGTACTGAAGATGATATATGATCTCGACGATGAAAGTCCACGAtctgactttgaaaggccaCTGATTCGCCCGCGCCTACCCGCTGACATTTTattggccattggtggctggAATTTCCGCACAACCAATTGGACTGAAGCCTATGACACCCGGGCTGACCACTGGGTCGATATAACACAGGGGCAGGAGACTCGCCAGTCCGGCCatggcagtgtgtgtttaaatggcttcgtgtattgttttgggggttaTGATGGCCATAATTTCACCGATGCTGTGCGCAGATTTGACCCCGTCGCACggacatggcagcacatggccCCGATGCACTGGCGCTGCTGTAGTGTCAGCGTGGCCGTAAGTAACGGCTTCATCTATGTGATGGGTGGCCGTTTAGGCGTGTCGCCTCTGAATATCGTAGAGCGATATGACCCAAATGCCAACGAGTGGACCATCATCCAGCCCATGAACGAggagcgacaggatgccagtgccaccaccctgaatggaaag atatatatttgtgggggtagcaatggagctcagaccacttccactgcggagtgctatgatcctctcacgggcgaatggaccttgatcgctcccatgcgcactcgccgacgtggccttggagttgcggcatatcagggaaacatctatgcg GTGGGCGGTACCAACGGGGTTCATGCAGTGCGGAGTATGGAGGCTTATGACCCTGCAACTAACCAGTGGCACGCTGCGCCTCCCATGAGACAACAAAGGAGCTAtttcggcatcgcagtggtggacggcttgctgtttgTAATGGGAGGCTCCGATGGGTTCGAAGTCACTGCAAAGGTGGAATGTTATGatgcagagaaaggcagctggtaccgtgcgcaggacatgattacgcctaagaggaacttcagctgctgcacagtgcctgcgcacccccgcttcgtacagtacgctgcacctcgcccacctgcccccatctgcctgcctg GTAACCACGTGCTCAACAAGTAG